Proteins from one Carassius auratus strain Wakin linkage group LG28B, ASM336829v1, whole genome shotgun sequence genomic window:
- the LOC113067671 gene encoding uncharacterized protein LOC113067671 codes for MKRAESLESLSEELGEAKEIIVRMKKQRRICKWMSIILWMLIILGLLLLILIKVSFVLEWRIFTNSLILAEILVQQQNVSGFEVSVWATVKGNRTKIENKTIGFWRWLDNLNDEKNDYYMVRKPKVKLKNTVKIKHWHSSDIEVYEENSFIQEKEGNRTIKYFIGSTYRTSENEELGGCWIFRSAKDFNPWTIRQCKYKGTVKRSKRDKNMDKIKSAAGIRENVEKWIKTNGMLFKEGNFIVLTTVRDRSVGSRKTGYAELEITSETRISLELNKTVPWIWKRRLALPRVKFNFKIGYWEIDEVKWETDVYLIQMEIKETLQTEIEIKNYYEDKVKQIEQCVRKEMGKKYHGQKYKYIKTDSVDFSYAHFCDKDEEKMDCDDFCNGTDPITGNKTNENLSIKRRLYLKRLNLNRRKDKEGIYRNNLVFFSDAVFGLLGNECGSIIEKCSSGHDQITINQIASVLCYWSKGIVPLPWTFKRSKLANKYEMTYGTGGVIRIVSRNSQWKMFYGPVYYATNSMLRYRVPKGGKNVPLTKLDAIAIDDLSLTIERRNWKENWCKAKDKNYYLGLDWLRNDLCNTSIEIKGQKIKGGPRWFEDPGEFVKKGVEGVKKAAETVFNFVTTDLWSSLINLFIRAGWYILYGGLIVLGLVIIMVIIKCFCASLGQRMMSRKDNGDVLTVLGKLIDFQAKGHKRIKRTKKHNLEKPLL; via the coding sequence ATGAAGAGAGCAGAGTCACTCGAGAGCCTCTCAGAGGAGCTGGGGGAGGCCAAAGAAATCATCGTGAGGATGAAGAAACAACGGCGCATCTGCAAATGGATGAGTATAATACTGTGGATGTTAATAATtctaggattattattattaatattaattaaagtgAGCTTTGTTCTAGAGTGGAGAATTTTTACTAATTCTTTGATATTAGCTGAGATTTTAGTTCAACAACAAAATGTTTCAGGATTTGAAGTATCTGTATGGGCAACTGTTAAAGGAAACAGAACTAAAATAGAGAACAAAACAATAGGTTTTTGGAGATGGCTAGATAATCTCAATGACGAGAAGAATGATTACTACATGGTTAGAAAGCCAAAGGTCAAACTAaagaacactgtaaaaataaaacattggcaCAGTAGTGACATTGAAGTATATGAGGAAAATAGTTTTATCCAAGAAAAAGAAGGGAATAggactattaaatattttataggttCTACCTATAGAACAAGTGAAAATGAGGAACTAGGGGGATGTTGGATATTTAGATCAGCAAAAGATTTTAACCCCTGGACAATAAGACAGTGTAAATATAAAGGTACTGTTAAAAGAAGTAAGAGAGATAAAaatatggataaaataaaaagtgcagcAGGAATAagggaaaatgttgaaaaatggatAAAAACCAATGGTATGTTATTTAAAGAAGGAAATTTCATTGTGTTAACAACAGTAAGAGACCGATCAGTAGGATCAAGAAAAACAGGATACGCAGAGCTAGAAATTACATCTGAAACTAGAATTAGTTTAGAGTTAAATAAAACCGTACCATGGATATGGAAAAGGAGATTAGCTTTACCtagagtaaaatttaatttcaaaataggtTACTGggaaatagatgaagttaaatgGGAAACTGATGTATATTTAATTCAAatggaaataaaagaaacattacaaacagaaatagaaattaaaaactattatgaaGATAAGGTGAAACAAATAGAACAATGTGTTAGAAAAGAAATGGGTAAAAAATACCatggacaaaaatacaaatacattaagaCTGATAGTGTTGATTTTTCCTATGCTCACTTTTGTGACAAAGATGAAGAGAAGATGGACTGTGATGATTTTTGTAATGGTACAGATCCAATCACAGGGAATAAAACAAATGAGAACTTAAGTATAAAGAGAAGGTTATACTTAAAAAGATTAAACCTTAATCGAAGGAAAGACAAAGAaggtatttatagaaacaatttagttttctTTAGTGATGCTGTTTTTGGATTATTAGGAAACGAGTGTGGGAGTATTATTGAAAAATGCTCATCAGGACATGATCAAATTACTATTAATCAAATAGCATCAGTGTTATGTTATTGGAGTAAGGGAATAGTTCCCTTACCTTGGACTTTTAAGAGAAGTAAACTGGCTAACAAATATGAAATGACTTATGGAACTGGAGGGGTAATAAGAATCGTGAGTAGGAATTCTCAgtggaaaatgttttatggaCCAGTATATTATGCAACAAATAGCATGTTAAGGTATAGAGTTCCAAAAGGAGGGAAAAATGTACCCTTAACCAAATTAGATGCTATAGCAATTGATGATTTGTCACTAACAATTGAAAGGAGAAATTGGAAGGAAAATTGGTGCAAAGCAAAAGATAAAAATTATTATCTGGGTTTAGACTGGTTGAGAAATGATCTATGTAATACTAGTATAGAGATCAAAGGTCAGAAAATAAAAGGAGGACCAAGATGGTTTGAAGATCCTGGAGAATTTGTGAAAAAAGGAGTGGAAGGTGTGAAAAAGGCAGCTGAAACTGTGTTTAATTTTGTTACAACGGATTTATGGAGTAGTCTAATTAATCTCTTTATTAGAGCCGGATGGTACATTTTATATGGGGGATTAATTGTATTAGGACTAGTTATAATAatggttattataaaatgtttctgtGCATCTCTAGGCCAAAGAATGATGTCCAGAAAAGACAATGGAGATGTATTAACGGTATTAGGAAAATTAATAGATTTTCAAGCTAAAGGGCATAAACGTATTAAACGAACAAAGAAGCATAACTTAGAAAAACCGTTATTGTAG